The sequence CACGCAGCAGCGGCGTGACCAGCCGCCCGAGGGTGCCGGTGCCGCCGGTGACCAGGATCGGTGAGGTCATGGTGTCTCCCCGCGTCGGGACCGCACCGTGCGGGCGGTCGGCTACGTTCGTGGCGTCACCGGCTCGACCCCGCCGGCCCGGTCGATGTGACCGGGCCGCTGTCACATCCACGAGCCCGGCGGGGTCGAGTGGATGACGTCACCGGGAAGGGGAGCGGGATGGGTGGGTCCGCCTGGTCGGTCGAGCGGTTCGAGGAGCAGCGGCCCCAGCTGCGTGCGGTGGCCTACCGGATGCTCGGTTCCCTCGGCGAGGCCGACGACGCCGTGCAGGAGACCTGGCTACGCCTGTCCCGCACCGACGCCGACAAGGTGGACAACCTGGCCGCCTGGCTGACCACGGTGATCGCCCGGGTGTGCCTGAACATCCTGCGCACCCGTCAGCGCCGGGGCGAGGAGCCGCTCGACGTGCGGGTACCCGATCCGGTGGTCAGCCCCGCCGGCCCCGACGACCCCGAGCATGCCGCTGTGCTGGCCGACTCGGTCGGGTTGGCGCTGCTGGTGGTGCTCGACACGCTCGCCCCGGCGGAACGGCTGGCGTTCGTGCTGCACGACATGTTCGGGGTGCCCTTCGACGAGATCGCCCCGATGATCGAGCGGTCACCCGTCGCCGCGCGGCAGCTGGCCAGCCGGGCCCGGCGCCGGGTGCGCGGGCAGGCACCGCCGGCCGACACCGACCTGGCCCGTCAGCGTGACGTGGTCACCGCGTTCCTGGCCGCCGCCCGTGACGGTGACTTCGACCGGCTCGTCACGCTGCTGCACCCGGACGTCGTGCTGCGTGCCGACGGCGGCGCCACGCGCACCCGCCACACCACCGTGATCACCGGCGCGCCGGCCGTCGCCGCCCAGGCGACCACGTTCGGTCGGTTCTCACCGTTCGCGCGTCACGCCGTGATCAACGGCGGTGCCGGGGTGGTCGTCACCGCGGCCGGGCGTCCGCTCTCCGTCATGGCCTTCACCGTCAGCGGTGGACGCATCGCCGGGATCGACGTCATCGCCGACCCGGACCGGCTGCACCGGCTGGACCTCGCCGCCTTCACCGACTGACGCCCGCCCGGCCCGCAGGTCCACCGGCGGTGTCAGCGCACCCAGGCGTACGCCAGGGGTGCGCTGATGCCGTCCCAGGTGCCGGTCAGCGTGGCGTCACCCGAGGCGGGCACGGTGCCGGGTTTCCGGATCACCGCCAGCTCGGCGCCGTCGGTGACGATGACGGTCGGGTCCCCGTCGACCACCCGGTGCACCTTCCCGACGGCGGGGACGGCACCTCCCTCGGGCGCGTCGCTGGCGATGTCCATGCTGGGCGGACGCGCCTCACGCCGGCCGTCGACCTCGAAGTACTCCGCGGCCTGCCCGGCACCGGCCAGGACGGCGCCGGCCAGCCCGGCGGCGTAGGCCGGGTCGCCGGGCGCGTCGTAGATCCAGCGCCGGCCGAGCACCGAGTGCTCCATGGTGCCCACCAGCCGGTCGTCGGCACCCGGCAGCGGCGCGCCGCGGTAGGTCAGCGGCACCTGGTACACGGGCCCGTCGGCGACGCGCACCAGCAGCGTCTCGATCCCGACCTCACCGGCCGGGTCGTCGAACCGGTACGCGGCCACCCGCACCACCTCGGTGCCGGCCTCGCCTTCGTACCAGTCGCGGGTCGGCAGCCATGTCGCGAGCAGTTCGAGTTTGGTGGGGTGCAGTTCCGCCCGGTGTAACAACGCCATGCGCCGCATCGTACGCACCGCACCGCCCCCGACGTGCGCGGCTTCCGCGGACGCCGCCGGGTGTGCGGGCGCCGTCGGCGGGTACCCGCCGGCTTTCGACGACGGGAGCCGGTGATGGCCGACGAGGCGCCGGACTACTTCCAGCCCGAGGGCGGGCTGGTCCTCACCCACCTGCTGATCGTCCGGGACGTGGACCGTTCCCGGGAGTTCTACCGCCGGGTGCTGGGTGCCACGGTGGTGCGTGAGCGCCAGCCGGCCGTCCTGCGCCTGCAGAACGGCTACATCGTGATCAACGACGAGGGTGGCCCGACCGACGACAAGCCGGGCGTCCGGGCCCAGGCGCCGGCTGATCGGAACACGCTCAGCGGTGCGATGAACATCAGGGTCACCGATGTGCGCGCCGTCTACGAGCGGTGGCGCACCCGAGGCGGGGAGTTCCTGACCGAGCCGAAGGACCACGGCGTGGAGATCCGCTGCTACCTGCGGGATCCGGACGGCTACCTGATCGAGGTCGGGCAGGCGACCGGGATCCTCGCCGAGCAGGGTCGGGCCGGCTGAGCGACCCACCGACAAATCCGAGGAGGAGCGCATGACCCAGCAGAAGCACGAGTCGGACAGCCAGCCCCGGCTGCACCAGCACGGCCGGGAGATCCAGGCGTTCGGCACCGTCCGGCAGTTGCCGGTCGCCCTGCCCTACAACACCCGGATGTACGCGTGCGAGCGGCTGAACCGGATCCTCGCCGACACGCGCATCCTGTACTCGCTCTACAAGAAGCACCACTGGCTCATGCGCGGGCCGACCTTCTACCAACTCC is a genomic window of Micromonospora tarapacensis containing:
- the sigJ gene encoding RNA polymerase sigma factor SigJ; the protein is MGGSAWSVERFEEQRPQLRAVAYRMLGSLGEADDAVQETWLRLSRTDADKVDNLAAWLTTVIARVCLNILRTRQRRGEEPLDVRVPDPVVSPAGPDDPEHAAVLADSVGLALLVVLDTLAPAERLAFVLHDMFGVPFDEIAPMIERSPVAARQLASRARRRVRGQAPPADTDLARQRDVVTAFLAAARDGDFDRLVTLLHPDVVLRADGGATRTRHTTVITGAPAVAAQATTFGRFSPFARHAVINGGAGVVVTAAGRPLSVMAFTVSGGRIAGIDVIADPDRLHRLDLAAFTD
- a CDS encoding CG0192-related protein, whose amino-acid sequence is MALLHRAELHPTKLELLATWLPTRDWYEGEAGTEVVRVAAYRFDDPAGEVGIETLLVRVADGPVYQVPLTYRGAPLPGADDRLVGTMEHSVLGRRWIYDAPGDPAYAAGLAGAVLAGAGQAAEYFEVDGRREARPPSMDIASDAPEGGAVPAVGKVHRVVDGDPTVIVTDGAELAVIRKPGTVPASGDATLTGTWDGISAPLAYAWVR
- a CDS encoding VOC family protein → MADEAPDYFQPEGGLVLTHLLIVRDVDRSREFYRRVLGATVVRERQPAVLRLQNGYIVINDEGGPTDDKPGVRAQAPADRNTLSGAMNIRVTDVRAVYERWRTRGGEFLTEPKDHGVEIRCYLRDPDGYLIEVGQATGILAEQGRAG